From Staphylococcus sp. M0911, a single genomic window includes:
- a CDS encoding DNA topoisomerase III, with product MQSLILAEKPSVARDIASALNINQKRNGYFENNQYIVTWALGHLVTNATPEQYDKSFQEWKLEDLPIIPKQMKTVVIGKTSKQFKTVKSLMQRDNVNEIIIATDAGREGELVARLILDKVGNKKPIKRLWISSVTKKAIKDGFNHLKDGRQYQHLYDAALARSEADWVVGINATRALTTKYDAQLSLGRVQTPTIQLVQSRQNEINEFKPQTYYTLIIKVDGFEFSFDSGQRRITDQKELKSIVDEIKNKKGQIEKVVSKHKKTYPRSLYNLTDLQQDAYYRYKLGPKETLNTLQNLYERHKLVTYPRTDSNYLTTDMVSTIKERLQALLPTEYKENIRELMSQSYSTKMNIFNNQKVSDHHAIIPTEIRPDLSQLSNREMKIYMLIVERFLESLMPPYEYQHIKVHLAVGQFKFVLNENVTTQLGFKALKQQENEIVTQNPFKNNQTVNIQHTDIKSHQTTPPDYFNEGTLLKAMESPQNYIHLDDKKHVHTLKEAGGIGTVATRADIIEKLFNMNAIESRDGKIKVTSKGKQILELAPSKLTSPLLTAEWEEKLILIEKGRYNKHQFIKEMKAFTTDIVNIIKNSEQKYKHDNLTTTECPTCGKFMIKVKTKNGQMLVCQDPTCKTKKNIQRKTNARCPNCKKKMTLFGRGKDATYRCVCGHSETQAQMDKRMKEKSSGKVSKKEMKKYMNQQEELDNNPFKDALKNLKL from the coding sequence ATGCAATCATTAATTTTAGCAGAAAAACCTTCAGTAGCACGAGATATCGCAAGTGCACTTAATATAAATCAGAAAAGAAATGGTTATTTTGAAAATAATCAATATATTGTAACTTGGGCATTAGGTCATCTAGTTACGAATGCTACTCCAGAACAATATGACAAGTCGTTTCAGGAATGGAAGCTTGAAGATTTACCAATCATTCCGAAACAAATGAAAACAGTAGTGATTGGTAAAACAAGTAAACAATTTAAAACAGTAAAGTCACTTATGCAAAGAGACAATGTTAATGAAATTATTATTGCTACAGATGCTGGTAGAGAAGGGGAACTTGTTGCAAGACTTATTTTAGATAAAGTTGGAAACAAAAAACCTATTAAGCGTTTATGGATAAGTTCGGTAACTAAGAAAGCTATTAAAGACGGTTTTAACCATCTAAAAGATGGCCGTCAATACCAACACTTATACGATGCAGCTTTAGCAAGAAGTGAAGCCGATTGGGTAGTTGGTATTAATGCAACAAGAGCTTTGACAACTAAATATGATGCACAATTATCTTTAGGTCGGGTACAAACGCCTACTATACAATTGGTTCAATCACGTCAAAATGAAATTAATGAATTTAAACCGCAAACATACTATACATTAATAATTAAAGTAGACGGGTTTGAGTTTAGCTTTGATTCTGGACAACGTCGAATCACTGACCAGAAAGAACTTAAGTCAATTGTAGATGAAATTAAAAATAAAAAAGGCCAAATTGAAAAAGTAGTGTCTAAACATAAAAAAACTTACCCTAGATCTTTATATAACTTAACAGATTTACAACAAGATGCTTATTATCGCTATAAGTTGGGACCAAAAGAAACGTTGAATACCTTACAGAATCTATATGAAAGACATAAGTTAGTTACATACCCACGAACTGATTCTAATTATTTAACGACCGATATGGTGTCGACTATCAAAGAAAGATTACAAGCTTTACTGCCGACAGAATATAAAGAAAATATAAGAGAATTAATGTCTCAATCTTATTCCACTAAAATGAATATATTTAATAACCAAAAAGTTTCTGATCACCATGCGATTATTCCTACCGAAATAAGACCAGACTTATCTCAATTAAGTAATAGAGAAATGAAAATCTATATGTTAATAGTAGAAAGATTTCTTGAAAGTTTAATGCCACCCTATGAATATCAACATATTAAAGTGCATTTAGCAGTAGGTCAGTTCAAATTTGTATTAAACGAAAATGTCACAACTCAATTAGGGTTTAAAGCATTGAAACAACAAGAAAATGAAATTGTAACTCAGAATCCTTTTAAAAATAATCAAACAGTTAACATACAACACACCGATATAAAGTCACATCAAACAACACCGCCAGATTATTTTAATGAGGGTACGTTATTAAAAGCTATGGAAAGTCCTCAGAATTATATACATTTGGATGATAAAAAACACGTTCATACACTAAAAGAAGCGGGTGGTATTGGGACTGTAGCAACACGAGCTGATATTATTGAGAAACTCTTCAATATGAATGCAATTGAATCAAGGGATGGCAAAATTAAAGTAACATCAAAAGGTAAACAAATTTTAGAACTTGCACCTTCAAAATTAACTTCACCATTATTAACGGCTGAATGGGAAGAAAAATTAATACTAATTGAAAAAGGAAGATACAATAAACATCAATTTATAAAAGAGATGAAGGCATTTACAACTGATATTGTTAATATTATTAAAAATAGTGAACAGAAATACAAACATGATAATTTAACTACTACTGAATGTCCAACATGTGGCAAATTTATGATTAAAGTCAAAACCAAAAATGGTCAAATGTTAGTATGCCAAGATCCTACATGTAAAACAAAGAAAAATATTCAAAGAAAAACAAATGCACGTTGTCCAAATTGTAAAAAGAAAATGACTTTATTTGGTAGAGGAAAAGATGCAACTTATAGATGCGTATGTGGTCATTCAGAAACCCAAGCACAAATGGATAAACGTATGAAAGAAAAGTCGAGTGGTAAAGTGTCCAAAAAGGAAATGAAGAAATACATGAATCAACAAGAAGAACTTGATAACAATCCGTTTAAAGATGCTTTGAAAAATCTAAAATTGTAA
- the rpmC gene encoding 50S ribosomal protein L29: MKAKEIRDLTTSEIEEQIKSSKEELFNLRFQLATGQLEETARIRTVRKTIARLKTVAREREIEQSKANQ, from the coding sequence ATGAAAGCTAAGGAAATTAGAGACTTAACCACTTCAGAAATCGAAGAACAAATCAAATCTTCAAAAGAAGAGCTTTTTAACCTACGCTTTCAGTTAGCTACAGGTCAATTAGAAGAAACTGCACGTATTCGCACAGTAAGAAAAACGATTGCACGTCTAAAAACTGTTGCTCGTGAAAGAGAAATTGAACAAAGTAAGGCTAATCAATAA
- the rpsJ gene encoding 30S ribosomal protein S10, whose protein sequence is MAKQKIRIRLKAYDHRVIDQSAEKIVETAKRSGADVSGPIPLPTEKSVYTIIRAVHKYKDSREQFEQRTHKRLIDIVNPTPKTVDALMGLNLPSGVDIEIKL, encoded by the coding sequence ATGGCAAAACAAAAAATCAGAATCAGATTAAAAGCTTATGATCACCGCGTGATTGATCAATCAGCAGAAAAAATTGTTGAAACTGCTAAACGTTCTGGTGCAGATGTTTCTGGACCAATTCCGTTACCAACAGAAAAGTCAGTTTATACAATCATCCGTGCCGTGCATAAGTACAAAGATTCACGTGAACAATTCGAACAACGTACTCATAAACGTTTAATCGATATTGTTAACCCAACACCAAAAACAGTTGATGCTCTTATGGGCTTAAACTTACCATCTGGTGTAGACATCGAAATTAAATTATAA
- the rpsQ gene encoding 30S ribosomal protein S17: MSERNDRKVYVGRVVSDKMDKTITVLVETYKTHKLYGKRVKYSKKYKTHDENNSAKLGDIVKIQETRPLSATKRFRLVEIVEESVII; the protein is encoded by the coding sequence GTGAGCGAAAGAAATGATCGTAAAGTTTATGTAGGTAGAGTTGTTTCCGACAAAATGGACAAGACTATTACAGTACTTGTTGAAACTTACAAAACACACAAATTATACGGCAAACGAGTAAAATACTCAAAAAAATACAAAACTCATGATGAAAACAATTCAGCTAAATTAGGAGACATTGTTAAAATTCAAGAAACTCGTCCTTTATCAGCAACAAAACGTTTTCGTTTAGTAGAAATTGTTGAAGAGTCAGTAATTATTTAA
- the rplD gene encoding 50S ribosomal protein L4, protein MANYDVLKVDGSKSGSVELSDAVFAIEPNNSVLFEAINLQRASLRQGTHSVKNRSAVRGGGRKPWRQKGTGRARQGTIRAPQWRGGGVVFGPTPRSYGYKMPKKMRRLALRSALSFKVKENGFTVVDAFGFDAPKTKEFKNVLTTLEQPKKVLVVVENEDVNVELSARNIPGVQVTTAQGLNVLDITSADSVVITEAAAKKVEEVLG, encoded by the coding sequence ATGGCTAATTATGATGTTTTAAAAGTAGACGGATCAAAAAGTGGTTCAGTTGAATTAAGCGATGCAGTATTTGCAATCGAACCAAATAATAGCGTTCTATTTGAAGCTATTAATTTACAACGTGCTTCATTACGTCAAGGTACTCATTCTGTTAAAAACCGTTCAGCAGTACGTGGCGGTGGACGTAAACCATGGAGACAAAAAGGAACAGGTCGTGCTCGTCAAGGTACAATCCGTGCTCCACAATGGCGTGGCGGTGGCGTTGTATTCGGACCAACTCCAAGAAGTTATGGTTACAAAATGCCTAAGAAAATGCGTCGTTTAGCATTACGTTCTGCATTATCATTCAAAGTTAAAGAAAATGGATTCACAGTTGTAGATGCATTCGGTTTCGATGCTCCAAAAACAAAAGAATTCAAAAATGTTTTAACTACATTAGAACAACCTAAAAAAGTCTTAGTAGTTGTTGAAAACGAAGATGTAAACGTTGAATTATCAGCACGTAACATCCCAGGTGTTCAAGTAACAACTGCTCAAGGTTTAAATGTATTAGATATCACAAGCGCTGACAGTGTAGTAATCACTGAAGCTGCTGCTAAAAAAGTTGAGGAGGTGCTCGGATAA
- the rpsS gene encoding 30S ribosomal protein S19, whose protein sequence is MARSIKKGPFVDDHLMKKVEAQDGSEKKQVMKTWSRRSTVFPNFIGHTFAVYDGRKHVPVYVTEDMVGHKLGEFAPTRTFKGHAVDDKKTRR, encoded by the coding sequence ATGGCTCGTAGTATTAAAAAAGGACCTTTCGTCGATGATCACTTAATGAAAAAAGTTGAAGCACAAGACGGAAGTGAAAAGAAACAAGTAATGAAAACATGGTCTCGTCGTTCTACAGTTTTCCCAAATTTCATTGGTCATACTTTCGCAGTATACGATGGACGTAAACATGTACCTGTATATGTAACAGAAGATATGGTAGGCCACAAATTAGGTGAATTCGCACCAACTCGTACATTTAAAGGTCATGCTGTTGACGATAAAAAAACAAGAAGATAA
- a CDS encoding GNAT family N-acetyltransferase, which produces MDIIQLNDPKEIKSFIETSDYQVTSYLYKIPQQFTEFDQLLEEAIDNPGAFAITEDSQIKALIFAIPCETYKFKVIGPFIETNFTLTPELFQQLFDAMIAGQPDHAVYHFSFEEGVQTYKPFVKQIQASYNFTDYYLEAHQDIGELSSEQNIIEYQKGFYRAFSRMHQKTFRHDAMDANDILNSIDETHRLFLFVSEGLLKGYLYLDVNKQQASAEIKYFSSHIDYRMKGIAFDLLEYALNYAFTHFDLRKVYFKIRNKNSKLVERFNELGFKTNYEYKKYKLEPQHIHETVNTNDN; this is translated from the coding sequence ATGGACATTATTCAATTAAATGACCCTAAAGAAATAAAATCTTTCATTGAGACTTCTGATTACCAAGTAACTTCCTATTTATATAAAATACCTCAACAATTTACTGAATTTGATCAATTATTAGAAGAAGCAATAGATAATCCTGGCGCATTTGCCATCACTGAAGATAGCCAAATCAAAGCACTAATTTTTGCAATTCCATGTGAAACATATAAATTCAAAGTGATTGGCCCCTTTATAGAAACAAATTTCACATTGACCCCGGAATTATTCCAACAATTATTTGATGCTATGATAGCTGGGCAACCTGATCATGCAGTATATCATTTTTCATTTGAAGAAGGTGTACAAACATATAAACCTTTCGTTAAACAAATACAAGCCAGTTATAATTTCACGGACTATTATTTAGAAGCTCATCAAGATATAGGAGAACTTAGTAGTGAGCAAAATATTATTGAATACCAAAAAGGATTTTACCGTGCATTTTCGCGTATGCATCAGAAAACATTTAGACATGATGCTATGGATGCAAATGACATTTTAAATAGTATTGATGAAACACATCGATTATTTCTATTCGTTAGTGAAGGTTTATTAAAAGGTTATTTATATTTAGACGTCAATAAGCAACAAGCTAGTGCTGAAATAAAATATTTCAGTTCACATATTGATTATCGTATGAAAGGTATCGCCTTTGATTTATTAGAATACGCATTAAATTATGCATTTACTCATTTCGATTTGCGTAAAGTTTATTTCAAAATACGTAATAAAAACAGTAAACTTGTTGAACGTTTTAACGAATTAGGTTTTAAAACTAATTATGAATATAAAAAATATAAATTAGAACCACAACATATACATGAAACAGTTAATACTAATGACAATTAA
- the rplV gene encoding 50S ribosomal protein L22, which yields MEAKAVARTIRIAPRKVRLVLDLIRGKNAGEAIAILKLTNKASSPVIEKVLMSALANAEHNYDMNTDELVVKEAYANEGPTLKRFRPRAQGRASAINKRTSHITIVVSDGKEEAKEA from the coding sequence ATGGAAGCAAAAGCGGTTGCTAGAACAATAAGAATCGCACCTCGTAAAGTAAGATTAGTTCTTGACTTAATTAGAGGTAAAAATGCTGGAGAAGCTATTGCAATTTTAAAATTAACTAACAAAGCTTCATCACCAGTTATCGAAAAAGTATTAATGTCCGCTTTAGCTAATGCTGAACATAACTACGACATGAACACAGATGAATTAGTAGTTAAAGAAGCTTACGCTAATGAAGGACCAACTTTAAAACGTTTCCGCCCACGTGCGCAAGGACGTGCAAGTGCGATTAATAAACGTACAAGCCACATTACAATCGTCGTAAGTGACGGTAAAGAAGAAGCTAAAGAAGCTTAA
- the rpsC gene encoding 30S ribosomal protein S3 encodes MGQKINPIGLRVGIIRDWEAKWYAEKDFASLLHEDLKIRKFIDNKLKEASVSHVDIERAANRINIAIHTGKPGMVIGKGGSEIDKLRNKLNDLTDKKVHINVIEIKKIDIDARLVAENIARQLENRASFRRVQKQAITRAMKLGAKGIKTQVSGRLGGADIARAEQYSEGTVPLHTLRADIDYAHAEADTTYGKLGVKVWIYRGEVLPTTKNTSEGGK; translated from the coding sequence GTGGGTCAAAAAATTAATCCAATCGGACTTCGTGTTGGAATCATCCGTGATTGGGAAGCAAAATGGTATGCTGAAAAAGATTTCGCTTCACTATTACACGAAGATTTAAAAATCCGTAAATTTATTGATAATAAATTAAAAGAAGCATCAGTTTCTCACGTAGATATCGAACGTGCTGCAAACCGTATTAATATCGCAATTCATACTGGTAAACCTGGTATGGTAATTGGTAAAGGCGGTTCAGAAATTGATAAACTTCGTAACAAATTAAACGATTTAACTGATAAAAAAGTACACATCAACGTAATTGAAATCAAGAAAATTGATATTGATGCAAGATTAGTTGCTGAAAATATCGCACGTCAATTAGAAAACCGTGCTTCATTCCGTCGTGTACAAAAACAAGCTATTACAAGAGCTATGAAACTTGGTGCTAAAGGTATTAAAACTCAAGTATCAGGTCGTTTAGGCGGAGCTGATATTGCTCGTGCTGAACAATATTCTGAAGGAACTGTTCCACTTCATACATTACGTGCTGACATCGATTATGCACACGCTGAAGCAGATACTACTTATGGTAAATTAGGCGTTAAAGTATGGATTTATCGTGGAGAAGTTCTTCCTACTACTAAGAACACTAGTGAAGGAGGAAAATAA
- a CDS encoding NCS2 family permease, giving the protein MKKYFKFDEYGTNFKREILGGITTFLSMAYILAVNPQVLSLAGVKGVSEDMKMDQGAIFVATALAAFVGSLFMGLIAKYPIALAPGMGLNAFFAFTVVLTMGIPWKVGLTGVLFSGIFFAILTVTGLREIIINAIPYQMKMAVSAGIGLFITFVGLQSSGIIVKNDSTLVTLGHLTKAPVLLAIFGIVITVVLYAKKVPGSIFIGMIITAIVGMITGQIHTPTGVVGHIPSIKPTFGAAFEAFKDPGQLFTIQFLIVILTFLFIDFFDTAGTLVAVATQAGIMKDNKLPRAGRALFSDSLATIVGAIFGTTTTTSYIESTSGVAVGARTGFASIVTGFCFLLALFFSPLIAVVTSAVTTPALVVVGVLMAANFAEINWKRFEVAVPAFITIIMMPLSYSIATGIACGFIFYPITMLISKRHKEVHPIMYVLMVLFILYFIFVHG; this is encoded by the coding sequence GTGAAAAAATACTTCAAGTTCGATGAATATGGTACTAACTTCAAAAGAGAAATCTTAGGTGGTATCACTACTTTCTTATCAATGGCTTATATTTTAGCAGTAAATCCACAAGTTTTAAGTTTAGCAGGCGTTAAAGGTGTATCTGAAGATATGAAGATGGACCAAGGGGCCATTTTTGTAGCTACTGCTTTAGCAGCATTTGTAGGTTCATTATTTATGGGCCTTATTGCAAAGTACCCTATAGCATTAGCACCTGGAATGGGACTAAATGCCTTCTTCGCATTTACAGTTGTTTTAACAATGGGCATTCCATGGAAAGTCGGTTTAACAGGCGTTTTATTCTCAGGTATATTCTTCGCGATTTTGACCGTCACAGGCCTTCGTGAGATTATAATTAACGCAATACCTTATCAGATGAAAATGGCCGTCTCAGCTGGAATAGGATTGTTTATTACCTTTGTTGGTCTGCAAAGCTCAGGTATCATTGTTAAAAATGACTCAACATTAGTAACACTAGGTCATTTAACTAAAGCCCCAGTGTTATTAGCAATATTCGGTATTGTTATTACAGTTGTGTTATATGCGAAAAAAGTACCAGGTTCTATATTTATTGGTATGATCATTACTGCTATCGTTGGTATGATAACAGGTCAAATTCACACACCAACAGGCGTTGTAGGTCATATTCCAAGTATTAAACCAACATTTGGCGCAGCATTTGAAGCATTTAAAGACCCAGGACAATTATTTACGATACAATTCTTAATCGTCATTTTAACTTTCTTATTTATTGATTTCTTTGATACTGCAGGTACTTTAGTTGCAGTAGCAACACAAGCCGGCATTATGAAAGACAACAAGTTACCTAGAGCAGGTAGAGCTTTATTCTCAGATTCACTAGCAACAATTGTAGGTGCTATTTTCGGTACTACAACAACTACATCATACATTGAATCAACTTCAGGTGTGGCAGTAGGAGCTAGAACAGGCTTTGCTAGTATTGTAACTGGATTCTGTTTCTTATTAGCACTATTCTTTAGTCCATTAATCGCTGTAGTTACAAGTGCAGTTACAACGCCAGCACTTGTAGTCGTGGGTGTGTTAATGGCAGCAAATTTTGCTGAGATCAATTGGAAACGATTCGAAGTTGCAGTTCCTGCATTTATTACAATTATCATGATGCCGTTATCATATTCAATAGCTACTGGTATTGCATGTGGATTTATTTTCTATCCAATTACCATGTTAATTAGTAAAAGACATAAAGAAGTACATCCGATTATGTATGTATTAATGGTATTATTCATTTTATACTTCATCTTCGTACATGGCTAA
- the rplC gene encoding 50S ribosomal protein L3, with protein MTKGILGRKIGMTQVFGENGELIPVTVVEAGQNVVLQKKTEEVDGYNAIQVGFEDKKAYKKGSKTNKYANKPAEGHAKKADTAPKRFIREFRNVNVDEYEVGQEVSVDTFETGDIIDVTGVSKGKGFQGAIKRHGQARGPMAHGSHFHRAPGSVGMASDASRVFKGQKMPGRMGGNTVTVQNLEVVQVDTENSVILVKGNVPGPKKGLVEISTSIKSIKKGNK; from the coding sequence ATGACCAAAGGAATCTTAGGAAGAAAAATCGGGATGACACAAGTGTTTGGAGAAAACGGTGAATTAATCCCAGTAACAGTAGTAGAAGCAGGACAAAACGTTGTATTACAAAAGAAAACTGAAGAAGTTGACGGTTACAACGCAATCCAAGTAGGATTCGAAGACAAAAAAGCATATAAAAAAGGTTCTAAAACTAATAAATATGCTAATAAACCAGCTGAAGGTCATGCTAAAAAAGCTGACACAGCACCTAAGCGCTTCATTCGTGAATTCAGAAACGTTAACGTTGATGAATACGAAGTAGGTCAAGAAGTCTCAGTTGATACATTCGAAACTGGTGACATCATTGATGTTACAGGCGTTTCAAAAGGTAAAGGTTTCCAAGGTGCTATTAAACGCCACGGACAAGCTCGTGGACCAATGGCTCACGGTTCTCATTTCCACAGAGCACCAGGTTCTGTAGGTATGGCTTCAGATGCTTCAAGAGTATTTAAAGGTCAAAAAATGCCAGGCCGTATGGGTGGAAACACAGTTACTGTACAAAACCTAGAAGTAGTACAAGTTGACACTGAAAACAGTGTAATCTTAGTAAAAGGTAATGTACCTGGACCTAAAAAAGGTTTAGTAGAAATTTCAACTTCAATTAAATCAATTAAAAAAGGTAATAAATAA
- a CDS encoding GRP family sugar transporter, whose amino-acid sequence MQFLDILIALLPALFWGSVVIINVFVGGGPYNQIRGTTLGALIVGICLLLSGNAAFDDLTVIIVGLFSGALWAFGQGNQLKSVNLIGVSKTMPISTGMQLVGTTLFSVIFLGEWSTMVQVVFGLLSMVLLVAGIALTSLKAKNEGKSDDPEFKKAMGILLISTVGYVGYVVLGDIFNVSGTKALFFQSVGMAIGGFILSMNHKTSIKSTALNLIPGVVWAIGNLFMFYSQPKVGVATSFSLSQLLVIVSTLGGIFILGEKKDSRQMTGIWSGIILIIIAAIILGNLK is encoded by the coding sequence ATGCAGTTTCTTGATATTTTAATCGCATTGTTACCAGCACTATTTTGGGGTAGTGTTGTTATAATCAATGTTTTCGTTGGTGGTGGCCCCTATAACCAAATCAGAGGTACTACTTTAGGTGCGCTTATTGTAGGTATTTGTTTACTTCTAAGTGGTAATGCAGCATTTGACGATTTAACAGTCATTATAGTGGGATTATTCTCTGGTGCTCTATGGGCATTTGGTCAAGGCAACCAATTAAAATCTGTTAACTTAATTGGAGTATCTAAAACAATGCCTATCTCAACAGGTATGCAATTGGTCGGTACTACATTATTTAGTGTTATTTTCCTTGGTGAATGGAGTACTATGGTACAGGTTGTTTTTGGTCTATTATCCATGGTGCTATTAGTCGCAGGTATTGCATTAACATCATTAAAAGCTAAAAACGAAGGAAAATCTGACGATCCAGAGTTCAAAAAAGCAATGGGTATTCTTTTAATTTCAACAGTTGGTTACGTTGGCTATGTTGTATTAGGAGATATCTTTAATGTTAGTGGTACTAAGGCGTTATTCTTCCAATCAGTCGGAATGGCTATTGGTGGTTTCATCTTATCCATGAATCATAAAACATCAATCAAGTCTACTGCCTTAAACCTTATTCCTGGTGTAGTATGGGCAATCGGTAACTTATTCATGTTCTATTCACAACCTAAAGTAGGTGTTGCAACTAGTTTTTCATTATCTCAATTATTAGTTATCGTATCTACACTTGGCGGTATCTTTATCTTAGGAGAGAAAAAAGACAGTCGTCAGATGACAGGCATATGGTCAGGTATTATCCTTATTATCATTGCTGCTATTATTTTAGGTAATCTGAAATAA
- the rplP gene encoding 50S ribosomal protein L16 — MLLPKRVKYRRQHRPKTTGRSKGGNYVTFGEYGLQATTTSWITSRQIESARIAMTRYMKRGGKVWIKIFPHTPYTKKPLEVRMGAGKGAVEGWIAVVKPGRILFEVAGVQEEVAREALRLASHKLPVKTKFVKREELGGETNES, encoded by the coding sequence ATGTTACTACCAAAACGTGTTAAATATCGTCGTCAACATCGTCCTAAAACAACTGGTCGTTCAAAAGGCGGTAACTATGTAACATTTGGTGAGTATGGTTTACAAGCGACAACAACGTCTTGGATCACTTCTCGTCAAATCGAATCAGCTCGTATTGCAATGACTCGTTATATGAAACGTGGTGGGAAAGTTTGGATCAAAATCTTCCCTCATACACCATATACTAAAAAACCTTTAGAAGTACGTATGGGTGCCGGTAAAGGTGCGGTTGAAGGCTGGATTGCAGTCGTTAAACCTGGTAGAATTTTATTCGAAGTCGCTGGTGTACAAGAAGAAGTTGCACGCGAAGCACTACGTTTAGCAAGTCACAAACTTCCAGTAAAAACTAAGTTTGTAAAACGTGAAGAATTGGGTGGTGAAACAAATGAAAGCTAA
- the rplW gene encoding 50S ribosomal protein L23: MEARDILKRPVITEKSSEAMAEDKYTFDVDTRANKTQVKIAVEEIFDVKVDNVNIINYKPKKKRMGRYQGYTNKRRKAIVKLKEGSIDLFN, from the coding sequence ATGGAAGCTAGAGATATTCTTAAGCGCCCCGTAATCACTGAGAAATCTTCAGAAGCAATGGCAGAAGATAAATATACATTCGATGTTGATACTCGTGCTAACAAAACACAAGTTAAAATTGCTGTTGAAGAAATCTTCGACGTAAAAGTTGATAATGTTAACATCATCAACTATAAACCCAAGAAAAAACGTATGGGCCGTTACCAAGGCTACACAAATAAAAGAAGAAAAGCGATTGTAAAACTTAAAGAAGGTTCAATCGACTTATTCAACTAA
- the rplB gene encoding 50S ribosomal protein L2 codes for MALKKYKPITNGRRNMTSLDFAEITKTTPEKSLLQPLPKRAGRNNQGKLTVRHHGGGHKRQYRVIDFKRNKDGINAKVDSIQYDPNRSANIALLVYADGEKRYIIAPKGLQVGQTVESGAEADIKVGNALPLQNIPVGTVIHNIELKPGKGGQIARSAGASSQVLGKEGKYVLIRLRSGEVRMILSTCRATIGQVGNIQHELVNVGKAGRSRWKGIRPTVRGSVMNPNDHPHGGGEGRAPIGRPSPMSPWGKPTLGKKTRRGKKSSDKLIVRGRKKK; via the coding sequence ATGGCTCTTAAAAAGTATAAGCCAATAACTAATGGTCGTCGTAATATGACTTCATTAGATTTCGCTGAAATTACGAAAACTACACCAGAAAAGTCATTATTACAACCGCTACCGAAAAGAGCGGGACGTAACAACCAAGGTAAATTGACTGTTCGCCATCATGGTGGAGGACATAAACGTCAATACCGTGTTATCGATTTCAAACGTAACAAAGACGGTATCAACGCTAAAGTTGATTCTATCCAATACGATCCAAACCGTTCAGCTAACATTGCGTTATTAGTATATGCTGATGGTGAAAAACGTTATATCATCGCACCTAAAGGATTACAAGTAGGTCAAACAGTTGAAAGTGGTGCTGAAGCAGATATCAAAGTAGGTAATGCTTTACCACTACAAAACATTCCTGTAGGTACAGTAATCCACAATATCGAGTTAAAACCTGGTAAAGGTGGACAAATTGCTCGTTCAGCTGGAGCTAGCTCTCAAGTATTAGGTAAAGAAGGTAAATATGTATTAATCAGATTACGCTCTGGTGAAGTTCGTATGATTCTTTCAACTTGCCGTGCTACTATTGGTCAAGTTGGTAACATCCAACACGAACTAGTAAACGTTGGTAAAGCTGGACGTTCAAGATGGAAAGGTATCCGCCCTACAGTTCGTGGTTCTGTAATGAACCCTAACGATCACCCACACGGTGGTGGTGAAGGTCGTGCACCTATCGGTAGACCATCTCCAATGTCACCTTGGGGTAAACCTACGCTTGGTAAGAAAACACGTCGTGGTAAAAAATCATCAGACAAGCTTATCGTTCGTGGACGTAAGAAAAAATAA